From the Candidatus Dadabacteria bacterium genome, one window contains:
- a CDS encoding nucleotide-binding protein, whose protein sequence is MSSFIDPFAQAMNLIQYIGDKIRESEEPIRNLSGFAGSIGASNQELADRLLEELYDRGLVEMLEPSKTLSDGTTFLNVSLTMDGWNLYNEAKREQSDVSPATDINATAQVQGNKVFVVHGHDEEILFKTKDLLKTLLLEPIILRELPDEGRTIIEKLVEYSAQAGFAVVLLTPDDIGGSKSDSYKDLKPRARQNVILELGLFLGCLGRKHVCILYQKEVEIPSDYQGVLFIEVDGHGAWQTKLAREIKNAGLDVDLNLLL, encoded by the coding sequence ATGAGCAGTTTTATAGATCCTTTCGCACAGGCGATGAACCTTATTCAATACATCGGGGATAAAATAAGAGAATCTGAAGAACCTATTAGAAATCTTTCCGGGTTTGCCGGGAGTATAGGCGCTTCAAACCAAGAATTGGCCGATAGATTGCTTGAGGAATTGTATGACCGCGGCCTCGTAGAAATGTTAGAACCTTCGAAAACGCTTAGTGACGGAACGACATTTTTAAATGTTAGTTTAACCATGGATGGATGGAATCTGTATAATGAGGCAAAACGTGAACAATCTGACGTATCACCCGCAACAGATATAAACGCAACTGCACAAGTTCAGGGAAACAAAGTTTTTGTGGTTCACGGGCACGATGAAGAAATTCTGTTCAAAACCAAAGACCTTCTCAAAACACTCCTGTTGGAACCAATAATTCTTAGGGAGTTACCCGATGAAGGTCGAACCATTATCGAGAAGCTTGTTGAATACTCAGCTCAAGCCGGATTTGCGGTTGTTTTGCTAACCCCCGACGATATAGGAGGCAGCAAATCAGATTCATATAAAGATCTGAAGCCAAGAGCACGGCAAAACGTAATCCTTGAACTTGGTCTTTTTCTTGGCTGCCTTGGAAGAAAACACGTATGCATCCTCTATCAAAAGGAGGTTGAAATCCCTTCGGATTACCAAGGTGTGCTGTTTATAGAAGTTGACGGGCATGGTGCTTGGCAAACAAAACTCGCCAGAGAAATAAAGAACGCAGGCCTTGACGTTGATCTAAACCTGCTTTTATAA
- a CDS encoding AAA family ATPase, producing MIKRLDIANFGSFSGFRWKIAVREGQTVSEFKRLNILFGRNYSGKTTLSRIFRSFEVGRMPENYKDPDFEITAGSQTLTQEQVGSHHLDIRVYNTDFVSENLSFLVDSAEGEIKPFAIIGGENKKIEERIREIEKELGDVEQKTGKRYELGQIRQDYQNKEKEAGDAETALENKLRRYANDEIKPNRLFGYPGYDIRAIKKDVENVENEPANVLNEIQIREKQDLLGEEPLPSIHIRVSFNPGFETLCQGSVEIIAAEIKPSEPIQELLNDSLLQSWVRDGIDLHRNIRSACGFCGQVLPRDLWERLDAHFNKESLTLEGRIKEQIKAVESEIGSLSEIVLPEKESFYASVRPSFEEIEDKFRKAISDYEEECQKLLRELRARQKDIFNPRQCSDYRDFSDRISNCIGELNNVIKRNNEKTKSLSEDQETTRKELRLNAVAGFIKQIDLSGEKEKVTGLSNEAGKIKNASDSLEREVKELEEERDDLQTKLRDEKKGAEKVNEYLNHFFGLDGLSLVAEEDKTESKYKFRIMRGDQPAYNMSEGERSLVSFCYFMAKLEDTETEGKEPIIYIDDPVSSLDSNHIFFVFSLIESVLAKPGKNSDGSNKCGYNQLFISTHNLDFLKYLKRLSAPRENKGGMEFFLVEKEETSSNLRLMPRYLKDYQTEFIYLFHQIYKCRDAKASEENHQMFYSLANNLRKFLEAYLFYKYPHIENKNDKLERLRKFFGDDVTATALTNRINNELSHLEAIFDRSMRPIDIPELPKVASFVLDTIRRKDEEQYDSLLRSIGEFTENEKESNIVPDQF from the coding sequence ATGATTAAGCGTTTGGATATAGCGAACTTCGGCAGTTTTTCTGGATTTCGCTGGAAAATTGCCGTACGGGAAGGACAAACCGTTTCTGAATTCAAGCGTCTTAATATTCTCTTCGGGAGAAACTATTCCGGCAAGACTACCCTCTCGCGGATTTTCCGCAGCTTTGAAGTCGGGCGAATGCCAGAGAACTACAAAGACCCGGACTTTGAGATCACTGCTGGCAGCCAGACGCTGACGCAGGAACAGGTTGGTTCGCATCATCTCGATATTCGCGTATACAACACGGATTTTGTCAGTGAAAACTTAAGCTTCCTCGTGGACAGCGCCGAAGGAGAAATCAAGCCGTTTGCCATTATCGGCGGTGAAAACAAAAAGATAGAAGAACGCATCCGGGAGATTGAAAAAGAGCTTGGGGACGTGGAGCAAAAAACCGGAAAAAGATATGAATTAGGACAGATAAGACAGGACTATCAGAATAAAGAAAAGGAAGCGGGAGATGCGGAAACAGCTTTAGAGAATAAGTTGCGTCGATATGCAAACGATGAAATCAAACCGAATCGATTATTCGGTTATCCGGGTTACGACATCAGAGCTATAAAAAAAGATGTCGAGAATGTTGAGAATGAGCCAGCAAATGTCCTTAATGAGATACAGATAAGGGAAAAACAAGACCTCTTGGGAGAGGAACCGCTTCCAAGTATTCACATCAGAGTCTCTTTCAACCCCGGTTTCGAAACACTTTGCCAAGGTTCTGTAGAAATTATTGCCGCAGAAATAAAGCCGTCGGAACCGATTCAGGAGCTTTTAAACGACAGCCTGCTACAGTCTTGGGTAAGAGACGGAATAGATCTTCACCGGAACATAAGATCAGCCTGCGGTTTTTGCGGGCAAGTTCTGCCACGTGACCTATGGGAAAGGCTCGATGCCCATTTCAATAAAGAGTCTCTGACCCTTGAAGGCAGAATAAAAGAACAGATAAAGGCAGTAGAGTCCGAGATAGGATCACTATCAGAAATTGTGTTGCCGGAAAAAGAAAGTTTTTACGCGTCGGTCCGTCCTTCGTTCGAGGAGATTGAAGACAAGTTTCGCAAAGCAATCTCAGATTACGAAGAAGAGTGCCAAAAATTGCTCCGAGAACTCCGCGCTAGGCAAAAGGACATTTTTAACCCTAGGCAATGTTCCGATTATAGGGATTTCTCGGACCGGATCAGCAATTGTATTGGCGAACTGAATAATGTCATAAAACGAAACAACGAGAAAACCAAATCATTGTCAGAAGATCAGGAAACAACACGCAAGGAACTCAGACTCAATGCGGTGGCTGGCTTTATCAAGCAAATCGATTTAAGTGGCGAGAAAGAAAAAGTAACTGGTCTCAGCAATGAAGCGGGAAAAATTAAAAATGCTTCTGATTCACTTGAGCGAGAGGTAAAGGAATTAGAAGAAGAAAGAGACGACCTCCAGACAAAACTGCGGGACGAGAAAAAAGGCGCGGAGAAAGTGAACGAATATTTAAACCACTTCTTCGGTCTCGACGGGCTCAGTCTGGTGGCGGAAGAAGATAAAACGGAGTCAAAGTACAAGTTTCGGATCATGCGGGGCGATCAGCCAGCGTATAACATGAGTGAAGGAGAGCGCAGCTTGGTGTCATTTTGTTATTTCATGGCAAAACTTGAGGACACGGAAACCGAGGGAAAAGAACCAATTATCTACATTGACGATCCGGTCTCAAGCCTTGACAGTAATCATATATTCTTTGTTTTCAGCCTGATCGAATCTGTCCTTGCCAAGCCGGGAAAGAACTCGGATGGTTCCAACAAGTGCGGATACAACCAGCTTTTCATATCAACGCACAATCTCGATTTCCTTAAATATCTGAAACGGCTTTCGGCACCAAGGGAAAACAAAGGAGGAATGGAATTTTTCCTAGTCGAAAAAGAAGAGACTTCAAGCAACCTAAGACTGATGCCACGATACTTAAAAGACTACCAGACGGAGTTCATCTATCTTTTCCATCAAATATACAAGTGCAGAGATGCAAAAGCCTCGGAAGAAAATCACCAGATGTTCTATAGTCTTGCAAACAATCTGAGAAAATTCCTCGAGGCCTATCTTTTCTATAAATATCCCCACATAGAAAACAAAAACGACAAACTGGAGCGGTTGCGCAAGTTCTTTGGAGATGATGTAACGGCAACTGCATTGACAAACCGCATAAACAACGAGCTTTCACATCTCGAGGCCATTTTCGACAGGAGCATGAGACCA